The genomic window TGAATCCTTGGAATACTGAGGCACATTCATACTACACTGCGCGGGAAATTGAAGCCCACTTTGCTGGTGAACTTGATGGTGTCGTGGTTGGTGTTAGCACGGCGGGACAAATAATGGGAATAGCTCGTTATCTCCTACCGCGATTTCCCAAAATACGTATTGTTGGCGTTGATGTGGTGGGTTCAGTGATTATGGGAACGCCAGCCAAACCATACAAGATGACGGGTATTGGGTTATCTTTTTTTCCACCAAATCTGGATCTTTCAATGCTCGATCGCGCTTACGTAGTACCAGAAGATTTGGCTTACTCGGTGTGTCATGCACTTGCAAGTCGTGAAGGATTGCTTCTTGGTGCATCAACAGGGGCAATTGTCGCTGGTGGACTGCATTTGGCACACTCTCTTGGTGCTGGTGCGCGGATTCTGATGATTAATCCAGACCGAGGTGATAGATACCTTGAGACAGTCTACGATTCTGATTGGCTTGATCATCATGGATTTACTTTGAAACAGGGGGAACATCTTGATGATGCGATCGCCTCACTGACTCCTCTGTATTTTTAGTGGCTCATCATAGATTAATGTTGAAAAAAATCATGAACATTTCACCTCAGCAGGGACAGGAAGGTAATAACACAACTTCAGGGCGATCGCTACTAGCACTACTGAAGCAGTTTATTCCACTTTCCCTATCTGATGTGGCAATGACTCTCGGAGATCCGCTTCAAACATCTGCACTTAGCCGCCTATCCTTTCCGCAAGAGACATTAGCCGGAGTCGGGGTAGTCAAAGGAGTTGCCGTATTTCTGGAAAGCCCCATTATCATGATTCTTCATGCCTCAACTGCATTGGGAGGCCAAGCCAAATCTCGACGCGCACTTTGGCAGTTTACGATAATTACAGGACTAGCTCTGAGTGGTATCTTTCTGTTACTCACCTGGAAACCTTTATATAACTGGTTACTGCTTGATTTATTCGGCGTTAGCTCATCAATTGCTGCACGAGGGAGAACTGCTTTTCTGTTAATGTTCCTGTGGCCTTTTGTAATTGCTTGGCGGCGATTCTTTCAAGGGTTGCTAATTCGCGCCCAAAAAAGCATAGCTGTAGGTTGGGCAAGTGTAGCGCGATTGATTTGGGTAATTGTGACGCTAGCAGTGGGAGTAAGTTTGAGGTTAGATGGCGCATTTTTAGCAGGTATCACCATGATGGGAGCAATACTCATTGAGGGGGTGCTGGTTACATGGTTTTGTCTACGTCTTGGTGCTATTTCTATTCTTAATCAACAAGGATATTCTGAAACTAAGAAACTGCCTCAAACCTTTGGTGAAGTTACCTTTTACTATTTTCCTTTAGCCTCAACCATGCTTTTGGTTTGGGGTGCAAGAGCAATACTCTTGAGTTTGATTGCACGCGCATTCGATGGTAGCATTGCACTTGCTGTTTGGCCTGCGGCCTGGGGGCTACTTCTTTCGATCGCTAACGGTACACGTATGATTCAACAAGTGGTAATTTCTACTTATGAAGAAACTTCCAGGCGAACACTTGTTGCTTTTGTAATTATTGTCGGGTTAAGTTTTACTTTGATACCTTTTTTTCTGGGATTTACAGATCAAGGATTATTTTTACTGCGTCAGTTTTTGGGTAATAATCCCTCTCTTGTAAACGCATCTCGTCCAATTATACAAATACTCTCATGTTTACCCCTGCTCTTGGCTCTACAAAATACTTTTCAAGGGCTACTGATTCACAAAGGCAAGAACTGGTTCATTAACTTGGCAACACTGGTTGCTGCAATCTTGACTTTAGTAGTATGCGGAACCCTAATTTTTACCAGACATAGCGGAGCTAATTCAGCAGCTTATGGAATGCTTGCAGGTGTGATTAGTGAAATAATAGTGCTTTTTTTCGCGCTGCAAAGTAAATAATTGGATTAATTTTGACTAGCAACTATGGCACTATTAACACTGAACAAAAAGCATGATGCAGTACATAGTTGCTAACACGACCTAAAACAAATTCTTCTATACCTGAAAGCCAATGTCGCCTGCCAATTATAATTAAATCTGCTTGCCAATTCCGAGCAA from Tolypothrix sp. PCC 7712 includes these protein-coding regions:
- a CDS encoding cysteine synthase family protein, whose product is MNSFPKTLSSENFSSSQYNNRNRYNLFVSANVTQALGNVPIVQLGNISRVCIESECLLKLESCNPGGSIKEKNAVYLVKRAEEEGLLVPGGTIIESSSGNFGVGLAMVGAVRGYRVIIVVDAKTAPPFRRMLKAYGAELVDVPLHEADESGSMQKARMKRAHELTATIPNAWYPCQHLNPWNTEAHSYYTAREIEAHFAGELDGVVVGVSTAGQIMGIARYLLPRFPKIRIVGVDVVGSVIMGTPAKPYKMTGIGLSFFPPNLDLSMLDRAYVVPEDLAYSVCHALASREGLLLGASTGAIVAGGLHLAHSLGAGARILMINPDRGDRYLETVYDSDWLDHHGFTLKQGEHLDDAIASLTPLYF